A genomic window from Qipengyuania oceanensis includes:
- a CDS encoding sensor histidine kinase produces MDERFYEMVLDTMPDLVFVKDRDLRIVYANPRFLEIYAPADRESVVGTTTIDNFLPEEAKVFMAEDRRAFEEGYSEIIEDIVDWQGASLTLFTRKQTFVDSKGRTMLLAISTDITKLSQREKTLVRVNRQLRDYAQSVAHDLRSPIASIISGVNILERDKKNVLTERSQMVAQAMKESALGMSAHLTSMLNAAQSEQRSLVFTKSDLHLLLEEARFNLFALRTSRDAVVQSTRLPVAHVEPNLFRQMLQSLIENAIRHCGVDKPAVTIRYNETEDELIFTVKDNGIGISAQKRHMLLRPFGASESDDGYGLGFAQCQRIAHLHDGFIDIPEDSQDDGGLVCVHISKHLRATPAAT; encoded by the coding sequence ATGGACGAACGATTTTACGAGATGGTGCTGGACACCATGCCGGACCTTGTCTTCGTCAAGGACCGCGATCTCAGGATCGTTTATGCCAACCCGAGATTCCTGGAAATCTACGCTCCTGCCGATCGCGAAAGCGTAGTCGGGACGACGACGATCGACAATTTCCTGCCCGAAGAGGCAAAAGTCTTCATGGCCGAGGATCGCCGGGCCTTCGAGGAAGGCTATTCGGAGATCATCGAGGACATCGTCGACTGGCAGGGCGCATCGCTCACCCTGTTCACTCGCAAGCAGACCTTTGTCGACAGCAAGGGGCGCACGATGCTGCTCGCGATCTCGACTGATATCACCAAGCTCTCGCAACGCGAGAAGACGCTGGTGCGGGTCAACCGGCAGCTGCGCGACTACGCCCAGTCGGTCGCGCACGACCTTCGCTCGCCGATCGCCAGCATCATCAGCGGCGTCAACATCCTCGAGCGCGACAAGAAGAATGTTCTGACCGAGCGATCGCAGATGGTCGCGCAAGCGATGAAGGAAAGCGCGCTCGGCATGTCCGCACATCTGACGTCGATGCTCAATGCCGCGCAGTCGGAGCAGAGGTCGCTGGTGTTCACCAAGTCCGACCTGCACCTGTTGCTGGAAGAAGCCCGCTTCAACCTGTTCGCGCTGCGGACTTCGCGCGACGCCGTCGTGCAATCCACGCGCTTGCCGGTCGCCCATGTCGAGCCGAATCTCTTTCGCCAGATGCTGCAGAGCCTGATCGAGAATGCGATCCGCCATTGCGGTGTCGACAAGCCCGCCGTGACGATCCGCTACAACGAGACCGAGGACGAGCTGATCTTCACGGTCAAGGACAACGGCATCGGCATCTCGGCGCAGAAACGGCACATGCTGCTACGCCCGTTCGGCGCTTCGGAAAGCGACGACGGCTACGGGCTGGGTTTCGCGCAGTGCCAGCGCATCGCGCATTTGCACGATGGCTTCATCGACATCCCTGAAGATTCGCAGGACGATGGCGGGCTTGTCTGCGTGCACATCTCCAAGCACCTGAGGGCCACGCCGGCCGCGACCTAG
- a CDS encoding LPS export ABC transporter periplasmic protein LptC — MIGTRRIETDEAKELRNARQHFAAPGGTHDRLVRFLARSLPMAIGVIAALMVITPLSPRGEVSFLLDRNKVAVINERLRVDNAMYRGQDDKGRPFSLTAGEAVQQSSAEGVVRMEDMVARLLLPEGPARIVAAGGAYDISDDLMMVDGPLRLTAADGYRMQVDDVTMNLRTRIARGDAGVEGEIPAGTFSADRIVIDVDERTIQLAGNARVRMVPGQLRMP, encoded by the coding sequence ATGATCGGGACACGGCGGATCGAAACGGACGAGGCGAAGGAGCTGCGCAACGCGCGGCAGCACTTCGCAGCGCCCGGCGGAACGCACGACCGGCTGGTCCGCTTCCTCGCGCGTTCCCTGCCCATGGCGATAGGCGTCATCGCCGCGCTGATGGTCATCACGCCGCTCAGCCCGCGCGGCGAAGTCAGCTTCCTGCTCGACCGGAACAAGGTCGCCGTCATCAACGAGCGGCTGCGCGTCGACAATGCCATGTACCGCGGCCAGGACGACAAGGGCCGGCCTTTCTCCCTCACCGCGGGCGAAGCCGTCCAGCAATCGAGCGCGGAAGGCGTGGTCCGGATGGAGGACATGGTCGCCCGCCTGCTGCTGCCAGAGGGTCCGGCGAGGATCGTTGCCGCGGGTGGCGCCTATGACATCAGCGACGACCTGATGATGGTCGACGGCCCGCTGCGACTGACCGCTGCCGACGGCTACCGGATGCAGGTCGACGACGTGACCATGAACCTGCGCACGCGGATCGCGCGCGGCGATGCCGGGGTCGAGGGCGAGATTCCTGCCGGAACCTTCTCTGCCGATCGAATCGTTATCGACGTCGACGAGCGGACGATCCAGCTCGCCGGAAACGCCAGGGTCCGCATGGTCCCCGGCCAATTGAGGATGCCGTAA
- a CDS encoding glutamate synthase subunit beta — MGKETGFLEYEREDRTYIAPEERLQNYKEFVVPLDADKLRNQAARCMNCGIPYCHNGCPVNNIIPDWNHLVYEDDWRSALEVLHSTNNFPEFTGRVCPAPCEASCTLNITDNPVTIKSIECAIVDRGWQEGWIEPQVPKEKTGKSVAVIGSGPAGMACAQQLARAGHSVTLFEKNDRIGGLLRYGIPDFKMEKHLINRRAVQMEAEGVEFKTSKEVGVDISFKSLEENYDAIVMAGGAEDARALAIPGAELPGVRLAMEFLTQQNKRNAGDDETRAAPRGTLTATGKDVVVIGGGDTGSDCVGTSNRQGARSVTQLEIMPKPPEKEDKALTWPDWPLKLRTSSSHEEGVDRDWAVLTKRVAGEDGQVTGLECVRVEWKDGQMQEVEGSEFTIPAQLILLAMGFVGSKKAGMIDQSGVEMTDRGNIAADTHDYRTSSEKVFACGDMRRGQSLVVWAIREGRQAARSVDEFLMGSSELPR; from the coding sequence ATGGGCAAGGAAACCGGCTTCCTCGAGTACGAACGCGAGGACCGCACGTATATCGCTCCCGAGGAGCGGCTGCAGAACTACAAGGAATTCGTTGTTCCGCTCGACGCGGACAAGCTGCGCAATCAGGCGGCCCGCTGCATGAACTGCGGCATCCCCTATTGTCACAACGGCTGTCCGGTGAACAACATCATCCCGGACTGGAACCACCTGGTCTATGAGGACGACTGGCGGAGCGCGCTCGAAGTGCTCCACTCGACCAACAATTTCCCGGAATTCACCGGCCGCGTCTGCCCGGCCCCGTGCGAGGCGAGCTGCACGCTCAACATCACCGACAATCCGGTGACCATCAAGTCGATCGAATGCGCGATCGTCGATCGCGGGTGGCAGGAAGGCTGGATCGAGCCCCAGGTGCCGAAGGAGAAAACCGGCAAGTCGGTCGCGGTCATCGGTTCCGGCCCGGCAGGCATGGCCTGCGCCCAGCAGCTCGCGCGGGCCGGCCATTCCGTCACCCTGTTCGAGAAGAACGACCGGATCGGCGGCCTGCTGCGCTACGGCATCCCCGACTTCAAGATGGAGAAACACCTCATCAACCGCCGCGCGGTGCAGATGGAGGCCGAGGGGGTCGAGTTCAAAACTTCCAAGGAAGTCGGCGTCGACATCTCCTTCAAGTCGCTGGAGGAAAACTACGACGCGATCGTGATGGCGGGCGGCGCGGAAGACGCGCGCGCGCTGGCGATCCCGGGGGCGGAACTGCCGGGCGTCCGGCTGGCGATGGAGTTCCTCACCCAGCAGAACAAGCGCAACGCTGGCGACGACGAGACCCGTGCGGCGCCGCGCGGCACGCTTACGGCGACCGGCAAGGACGTCGTGGTGATCGGCGGCGGCGATACCGGGTCGGACTGCGTCGGCACGTCGAACCGCCAGGGCGCGAGGAGCGTCACCCAGCTCGAGATCATGCCGAAGCCTCCTGAAAAGGAAGACAAGGCGCTCACCTGGCCCGACTGGCCGCTGAAGCTGCGCACCTCCTCCAGCCACGAGGAAGGCGTCGACCGCGACTGGGCCGTGCTGACCAAGCGGGTCGCCGGTGAAGATGGACAGGTCACCGGGCTCGAATGCGTGCGCGTCGAATGGAAGGACGGGCAAATGCAGGAGGTCGAGGGGAGCGAGTTCACCATTCCCGCGCAACTGATCCTGCTCGCCATGGGCTTCGTCGGCTCGAAGAAAGCCGGGATGATCGACCAGTCGGGCGTCGAGATGACCGATCGCGGCAACATCGCCGCCGACACCCACGACTATCGCACCAGCAGCGAGAAAGTCTTCGCCTGCGGAGACATGCGCCGCGGCCAGAGCCTGGTGGTCTGGGCCATCCGCGAGGGACGCCAGGCCGCGCGCTCGGTCGACGAATTCCTCATGGGAAGCTCGGAACTGCCACGCTGA
- the gltB gene encoding glutamate synthase large subunit: MGYPGPQGLYDERNEHDACGVGMLAHIKGVKSHDIVTRALEILANLDHRGAVGADPLLGDGAGILLQIPDPLFRKWAEAEGKTLPQPGDYAVAMCFMPQDKAAREFITEQFEKFIAKEGQSLVGWREVPVTLDGLGKAVVDSMPVVRQCIIARGENCADQDAFERKLIVIRKQTQNPLKALAEKHDLPGLTDLYIPSFSSRTIVYKGLLLANQVGSFYDDLRDPDCVSALGLVHQRFSTNTFPSWRLAHPYRFMAHNGEINTVRGNVNWMNARRRTMESPLLGADLDKLWPIIPHGQSDTACLDNALELLLVGGYDLAHAMMMLIPEAWAKNEQMDPARRAFYEYHAALMEPWDGPAAVCFTDGRQVGACLDRNGLRPARYCVTKDDLICLASESGVLPFAEEDIVRKWRLQPGKMLLVDLEQGRIVEDEELKAELANAQPYAKWLEDAQYKLADLEEIEPEGSELPDYETTLLQRQQAFGYTQEDVTRFLEPMALNADDPIGSMGTDTPIAVLSERSRPLYDYFKQNFAQVTNPPIDPIREELVMSLLSMIGPRPNLLGKEAGTHRRLEVSQPILTNDDLSKIRSVETVLDGAFRTATVDTTWDAASGADGLAMALKEMCWAATEAVLQDRNILILSDRAQGPDRIAMPALLATSAVHHHLVRQGLRMQTGLVIETGEAREVHHFCVLAGYGAEAINPYVAFETIEDLRARRFPELDEGEVRQNYVKAVGKGIRKVMSKMGISTYQSYCGAQIFDAVGLSSEFIERYFTGTATTIEGVGLEQVAEEVVRRHAAAYGDNPIYRRMLDVGGIYQYRIRGEDHAWTPANVAHLQHAVRGNKPADYDEFARSINEQSERLLTIRGLMELKPADEPLDIDEVQPAVEIVKRFSTGAMSFGSISHEAHSTLAIAMNRIGGRSNTGEGGEEPERFVAMDNGDSMRSRIKQVASGRFGVTTEYLVNSDDIQIKMAQGAKPGEGGQLPGHKVDKRIGAVRHSTPGVGLISPPPHHDIYSIEDLAQLIHDLKNVQPSARISVKLVSEVGVGTVAAGVSKCKADHVTISGYEGGTGASPLTSLTHAGSPWEIGLAETQQTLLLNDLRSRIAVQVDGGLRTGRDVAIGALLGADEFGFATAPLIAAGCIMMRKCHLNTCPVGVATQDPVLRARFTGTPEHVINYFFFVAEELRAIMAQMGFRTLEEMVGRVDRIDMKRVHRHWKAEGVDLSRLLHTIQVPEGKALNHTETQDHGLAAAMDNELIEACGPAIERGETIRLERTIRNVNRTVGAMLSGRIAEKRGHAGLAPDTIKIDFTGVAGQSFGAWLAHGVTLSLTGDANDYVGKGLSGGRIVVRQPDGVPRQPGENIIVGNTVLYGAIAGEAYFNGVAGERFAVRNSGAIAVVEGTGDHGCEYMTGGVVVVLGQTGRNFAAGMSGGLAYVYDPDGTFAQRCNMAQVDLRKIGSEPDADEGIGRPQQRPLSVHDFGMGDMLRHDAERLKILVERHKLHTGSAKAAEILDDWDNALGKFVKVMPTDYERALKLLEAEREDAASVAAE, translated from the coding sequence ATGGGCTACCCCGGGCCTCAGGGCTTGTACGATGAACGCAACGAACACGATGCCTGCGGCGTCGGCATGCTCGCGCACATCAAGGGGGTCAAAAGCCACGACATCGTCACCCGCGCGCTGGAAATCCTCGCCAATCTGGACCATCGCGGCGCCGTGGGCGCCGACCCGCTGCTGGGCGATGGCGCGGGCATCCTCCTGCAGATCCCCGACCCGCTATTCCGAAAGTGGGCCGAAGCGGAGGGCAAGACCCTGCCGCAACCGGGCGACTACGCCGTCGCCATGTGCTTCATGCCGCAGGACAAGGCGGCACGCGAATTCATAACCGAACAGTTCGAGAAGTTCATCGCGAAGGAAGGCCAGTCGCTGGTCGGCTGGCGCGAGGTGCCGGTCACGCTCGACGGGCTCGGCAAGGCGGTGGTCGATTCGATGCCGGTCGTGCGACAGTGCATCATCGCGCGCGGCGAGAACTGCGCCGACCAGGACGCCTTCGAGCGCAAGCTGATCGTCATCCGCAAGCAGACGCAGAACCCGCTCAAGGCCCTTGCAGAAAAGCACGACCTGCCCGGCCTCACCGATCTCTACATCCCGAGCTTTTCCTCGCGGACGATCGTCTACAAGGGCCTGCTCCTGGCGAACCAGGTCGGCTCCTTCTACGACGACCTTCGCGATCCGGATTGCGTTTCGGCACTGGGCCTCGTGCACCAGCGCTTCTCGACCAACACCTTCCCCAGCTGGCGGCTCGCCCACCCCTATCGCTTCATGGCGCACAACGGCGAGATCAACACGGTCCGCGGCAACGTGAACTGGATGAACGCGCGCCGGCGCACGATGGAATCGCCGCTGCTCGGGGCCGATCTCGACAAGCTGTGGCCAATCATCCCGCACGGCCAGTCGGACACCGCATGCCTCGACAATGCGCTGGAGCTGCTGCTGGTCGGCGGGTACGACCTGGCCCATGCGATGATGATGCTCATCCCCGAAGCCTGGGCGAAGAACGAGCAGATGGATCCGGCGCGCCGCGCCTTCTACGAATACCACGCCGCGCTGATGGAACCGTGGGACGGGCCGGCGGCAGTGTGCTTCACCGACGGGCGCCAGGTCGGCGCCTGCCTCGATCGCAACGGCCTGCGGCCTGCGCGCTATTGCGTCACGAAGGACGATCTCATCTGCCTTGCGTCCGAAAGCGGCGTGCTGCCCTTCGCCGAGGAAGACATCGTGCGCAAATGGCGACTGCAGCCGGGCAAGATGCTGCTGGTCGATCTCGAACAGGGCCGGATCGTCGAGGACGAGGAACTCAAGGCCGAACTCGCCAATGCCCAGCCCTATGCCAAGTGGCTGGAAGATGCGCAGTACAAGCTCGCCGATCTCGAGGAGATAGAGCCCGAAGGTTCGGAACTGCCCGATTACGAAACCACGCTGCTCCAGCGGCAGCAGGCTTTCGGATACACGCAGGAAGACGTCACCCGTTTCCTCGAGCCGATGGCGCTCAACGCCGACGATCCGATCGGGTCGATGGGCACTGATACGCCGATCGCCGTGTTGTCCGAGCGTTCGCGCCCGCTCTACGACTATTTCAAGCAGAACTTCGCGCAGGTCACCAATCCGCCGATCGATCCGATCCGCGAGGAACTGGTGATGAGCCTTTTGTCGATGATCGGGCCGCGCCCGAACCTGCTCGGCAAGGAAGCAGGCACGCATCGCCGCCTCGAGGTCAGCCAACCGATCCTCACCAACGACGATCTGTCCAAGATCCGCTCGGTCGAGACGGTGCTCGACGGCGCGTTCCGCACCGCAACCGTGGACACGACATGGGATGCCGCGAGCGGCGCCGACGGCCTCGCCATGGCGCTGAAGGAAATGTGCTGGGCCGCGACCGAGGCCGTGCTGCAGGACCGGAACATCCTGATCCTGTCGGACCGGGCGCAGGGTCCGGACCGGATTGCGATGCCTGCACTCCTCGCGACATCGGCGGTCCACCACCACCTGGTCCGGCAGGGCCTGCGGATGCAGACCGGCCTGGTCATCGAGACCGGCGAAGCGCGCGAGGTGCACCATTTCTGCGTCCTCGCCGGTTATGGCGCTGAAGCGATCAATCCCTACGTCGCCTTCGAGACGATCGAGGACCTGCGCGCGCGCCGTTTCCCCGAACTCGACGAGGGCGAGGTTCGCCAGAACTACGTCAAGGCCGTCGGCAAGGGGATCCGCAAGGTCATGTCCAAGATGGGCATCTCGACCTACCAGTCCTATTGCGGAGCGCAGATCTTTGACGCGGTCGGTCTGTCGAGCGAGTTCATCGAGCGCTATTTCACCGGAACGGCGACCACGATCGAGGGTGTCGGGCTCGAACAGGTCGCCGAAGAAGTGGTGCGGCGTCACGCCGCCGCCTACGGCGACAACCCAATCTATCGCAGGATGCTCGATGTGGGCGGTATCTACCAGTACCGCATCCGGGGCGAAGACCATGCCTGGACTCCGGCCAACGTCGCCCACCTGCAGCACGCGGTGCGCGGCAATAAGCCGGCCGACTACGACGAATTCGCGCGCTCGATCAACGAGCAGTCCGAACGGCTGCTGACGATCCGCGGGCTGATGGAACTCAAGCCGGCGGACGAGCCGCTCGACATCGACGAGGTCCAACCGGCGGTCGAGATCGTCAAGCGTTTCAGCACCGGCGCGATGAGTTTCGGCAGCATCAGCCACGAGGCGCATTCGACCCTCGCCATCGCGATGAACCGCATCGGCGGGCGTTCCAACACCGGCGAAGGCGGCGAGGAGCCCGAACGCTTCGTCGCGATGGACAACGGCGATTCGATGCGCAGCCGGATCAAGCAGGTCGCCAGCGGCCGGTTCGGCGTGACGACCGAATATCTCGTCAACTCGGACGATATCCAGATCAAGATGGCGCAGGGCGCAAAGCCCGGCGAAGGCGGCCAGCTGCCCGGCCACAAGGTCGACAAGCGGATCGGCGCGGTGCGTCATTCCACGCCGGGCGTCGGCCTGATTTCGCCGCCGCCGCACCACGACATCTACTCGATCGAGGATCTGGCGCAGCTGATTCACGACCTCAAGAACGTGCAGCCGAGCGCCCGCATTTCGGTCAAGCTCGTCTCCGAAGTGGGCGTCGGCACCGTCGCCGCGGGGGTCAGCAAGTGCAAGGCGGACCATGTCACGATTTCCGGCTACGAGGGCGGCACCGGCGCCTCCCCGTTGACCTCGCTCACCCATGCCGGAAGCCCGTGGGAAATCGGCCTCGCCGAAACGCAGCAGACGCTGCTGCTCAACGATCTGCGCAGCCGCATCGCGGTTCAAGTCGACGGCGGCCTGCGCACCGGGCGCGACGTCGCGATCGGCGCTCTGCTGGGCGCGGACGAATTCGGTTTTGCCACGGCCCCGCTGATCGCGGCGGGCTGCATCATGATGCGCAAGTGCCACCTCAACACCTGTCCGGTCGGCGTCGCGACGCAGGACCCTGTGCTGCGCGCGCGCTTCACCGGCACTCCGGAACACGTGATCAACTACTTCTTCTTCGTCGCCGAGGAACTGCGCGCGATCATGGCGCAGATGGGCTTCCGCACGCTGGAGGAAATGGTCGGCCGGGTCGACCGGATCGACATGAAGCGCGTCCACCGCCACTGGAAGGCGGAAGGAGTGGACCTGTCCAGGCTGCTCCACACGATCCAAGTGCCCGAGGGCAAGGCGCTCAACCACACCGAGACGCAGGATCACGGACTTGCCGCGGCGATGGACAACGAGCTGATCGAGGCTTGCGGGCCCGCGATCGAACGGGGCGAGACCATCCGGCTCGAACGGACAATTCGCAACGTCAACCGCACTGTCGGCGCGATGCTGTCGGGCAGGATCGCGGAAAAGCGCGGCCATGCCGGCCTCGCTCCCGACACGATCAAGATCGATTTCACCGGTGTCGCCGGACAGAGCTTCGGCGCATGGCTGGCCCATGGCGTCACCCTGTCGCTGACCGGCGATGCCAACGATTATGTCGGCAAGGGACTTTCCGGCGGCCGGATCGTCGTTCGCCAGCCCGATGGCGTGCCGCGCCAGCCGGGCGAGAACATCATCGTCGGCAATACCGTGCTTTATGGCGCGATCGCTGGCGAGGCCTATTTCAACGGCGTTGCCGGCGAACGGTTCGCGGTCCGCAACTCGGGCGCGATCGCCGTGGTCGAGGGGACCGGCGATCATGGCTGCGAATATATGACCGGCGGCGTGGTCGTCGTGCTCGGCCAGACTGGGCGCAATTTCGCGGCCGGCATGAGCGGCGGCCTCGCCTATGTCTACGACCCCGATGGCACCTTCGCGCAGCGGTGCAACATGGCGCAGGTCGACTTGCGCAAGATCGGCTCGGAACCCGATGCGGACGAGGGCATCGGCCGTCCGCAGCAACGCCCGCTGAGCGTTCACGATTTCGGCATGGGCGACATGCTGCGCCACGATGCGGAGCGGCTGAAGATCCTGGTCGAGCGGCACAAGCTGCACACCGGCTCGGCAAAGGCCGCGGAAATCCTCGACGACTGGGACAATGCGCTGGGCAAGTTCGTCAAGGTCATGCCGACCGACTACGAACGGGCGCTCAAGCTCCTCGAAGCCGAGCGCGAGGATGCCGCCTCGGTTGCAGCTGAATAA
- a CDS encoding ribonuclease D: MTVHFHEEDLPAGVLADGPVAVDTETMGLVTPRDRLCVVQISDGQGDEHLIRFKVGSNYDAPNLKAALADPQRLKIYHFARFDLAAIEYYLGVTAAPVFCTKIASKLTRTYTDRHGLKNLVEELLGGSISKQQQSSDWGAPELNDAQRDYAASDVRYLHRLRDVFVERLARENRTELAQACYDFLPTRAKLDIAGWGDHDIFSHM, from the coding sequence ATGACAGTGCATTTCCACGAAGAAGACCTGCCCGCGGGCGTCCTCGCCGACGGCCCGGTCGCGGTCGATACCGAAACCATGGGCCTCGTCACGCCGCGCGACCGGCTGTGCGTCGTCCAGATCAGCGACGGGCAGGGCGACGAACACCTCATTCGCTTCAAGGTCGGCAGCAATTACGATGCGCCGAACCTGAAGGCGGCGCTGGCCGATCCGCAGCGGCTCAAGATCTATCACTTCGCCCGCTTCGACCTCGCCGCGATCGAGTATTACCTGGGCGTCACCGCCGCGCCCGTGTTCTGCACCAAGATCGCGAGCAAGCTGACCCGCACCTATACGGATCGGCACGGGCTCAAGAACCTGGTCGAGGAACTCCTCGGCGGGAGCATTTCCAAGCAGCAGCAGTCGAGCGACTGGGGCGCGCCGGAACTCAACGATGCCCAGCGCGATTATGCCGCGAGCGACGTTCGCTATCTGCACCGGCTGCGCGATGTCTTCGTCGAGCGGCTCGCAAGGGAGAACCGGACCGAGCTCGCGCAGGCCTGCTACGATTTCCTGCCGACGCGCGCGAAGCTCGACATTGCCGGCTGGGGCGATCACGACATCTTCAGCCACATGTAA
- a CDS encoding uracil-DNA glycosylase: MSDPIPDSWKPVLEPVLASGQARQLGGWLRSEEEAGKAIYPPRGARLRALELTPLDAVKVVILGQDPYHGPGQAHGLAFSVPEGVKPPPSLANIYKELESDCGIARPADGNLEAWARQGVLLLNNTLTVEDGKAGSHAGKGWDAITDACVAAVAERGDPAVFVLWGSHAQAKAARIPALGRSSDHLVIRSPHPSPLSAHRGFFGSRPFSRANAFLAERGITPIDWRV, from the coding sequence ATGAGCGATCCGATCCCCGACAGCTGGAAGCCCGTGCTGGAACCCGTCCTGGCAAGCGGACAGGCGCGCCAGCTGGGAGGCTGGCTGAGATCGGAAGAAGAAGCGGGCAAGGCGATCTACCCGCCCCGCGGTGCCCGTCTGCGTGCGTTGGAGCTCACGCCGCTCGACGCGGTGAAGGTCGTGATCCTCGGGCAGGATCCCTACCACGGGCCGGGGCAGGCGCATGGGCTGGCGTTCTCCGTGCCGGAGGGGGTGAAGCCGCCGCCAAGCCTCGCCAATATCTACAAGGAGCTCGAATCCGATTGCGGCATCGCGCGACCCGCCGACGGCAATCTCGAAGCCTGGGCGCGGCAAGGCGTGCTGCTCCTCAACAACACGCTGACGGTCGAGGACGGCAAGGCGGGCAGCCATGCGGGCAAGGGGTGGGACGCGATCACCGATGCCTGCGTCGCGGCGGTGGCGGAGCGGGGCGATCCGGCGGTTTTCGTTCTCTGGGGCAGCCATGCACAGGCCAAGGCCGCCCGGATCCCGGCGCTTGGGCGCAGCAGCGACCACCTCGTCATCCGCTCGCCGCATCCCAGCCCGCTCTCGGCGCACCGCGGCTTCTTCGGTTCGCGCCCCTTCAGCCGCGCCAATGCCTTCCTTGCCGAAAGGGGTATCACGCCGATAGACTGGCGCGTCTGA
- a CDS encoding enoyl-CoA hydratase, whose product MGDMVLCEVSEGVATVTLNRPEAMNALSRDLRNRLAEVMRAVNEDDAVRAVILTGAGERAFTAGLDLKELGSDASSLGAANATTPADNPVKAIEQCAKPVIGAINGVAITGGFEVALACDVLVASSNARFADTHARVGIVPGWGLSQKLSRMIGIGRAKEMAFTGNFLDARTAYEWGLVNHVVEPGQLMPFCEKLARDMASIDPQFAANYKRLIDDGFAMSFADGMALEAERSTAANSQVSAEEVEARRAAVQERGRGQ is encoded by the coding sequence ATGGGCGACATGGTGTTGTGCGAGGTGAGCGAGGGCGTGGCGACGGTGACGCTCAATCGGCCCGAAGCGATGAATGCATTGTCGCGCGACCTGCGCAACCGGTTGGCCGAGGTGATGCGCGCGGTGAACGAGGATGATGCCGTGCGCGCCGTGATCCTGACCGGCGCGGGCGAACGCGCGTTCACTGCCGGGCTCGACCTGAAGGAGCTGGGTTCTGACGCGTCGTCTCTGGGCGCGGCGAATGCGACGACTCCCGCCGACAACCCGGTCAAGGCGATCGAACAATGCGCCAAGCCGGTCATCGGGGCGATCAACGGGGTCGCCATCACCGGCGGGTTCGAGGTGGCGCTCGCCTGCGACGTACTGGTCGCGAGCAGCAATGCGCGGTTTGCCGACACCCATGCGCGGGTCGGCATCGTGCCCGGCTGGGGTCTGTCGCAGAAATTGAGCCGGATGATCGGCATCGGGCGCGCCAAGGAAATGGCCTTCACCGGCAACTTCCTCGACGCCAGGACGGCCTACGAGTGGGGGCTGGTCAATCACGTGGTCGAACCCGGGCAGCTGATGCCGTTCTGCGAGAAGCTTGCGCGCGACATGGCAAGCATCGATCCGCAGTTTGCCGCGAACTACAAGCGGCTGATCGACGACGGCTTCGCGATGAGTTTCGCCGACGGCATGGCGCTGGAAGCCGAACGTTCGACGGCCGCCAACAGCCAGGTCTCCGCCGAGGAAGTCGAGGCGCGCCGCGCCGCCGTGCAGGAGCGCGGGCGCGGTCAGTAA